One genomic region from Candidatus Hydrogenedentota bacterium encodes:
- a CDS encoding translation initiation factor, producing MAKKDTKCIDTSPPSEPLRSQPFAELAARLPKDLPKQGQQPQRDPAKVEIIRPRKWPYQVARTRKGGYDLSFESRAKGKGVTVLRGVSGDAEALLAELKKRCGAGGTVREDAIEIQGDHRKAIEFHFREQGI from the coding sequence ATGGCCAAGAAAGACACCAAATGCATCGACACCTCCCCGCCATCCGAACCTCTGCGGTCGCAACCGTTTGCTGAACTGGCCGCCCGGTTGCCGAAAGATCTGCCGAAACAAGGGCAACAACCGCAGCGGGACCCCGCCAAAGTAGAGATCATTCGTCCCCGGAAATGGCCCTATCAGGTCGCGCGCACCCGCAAAGGCGGTTACGACCTGTCCTTTGAAAGCCGGGCCAAGGGTAAAGGCGTGACGGTTCTTCGCGGGGTCTCCGGCGACGCGGAAGCGCTTCTGGCTGAGCTCAAGAAGCGGTGCGGGGCCGGAGGAACCGTGCGCGAGGACGCCATCGAGATCCAAGGCGACCACCGCAAGGCCATCGAGTTCCATTTTCGCGAACAGGGTATCTGA